One Coccinella septempunctata chromosome 1, icCocSept1.1, whole genome shotgun sequence DNA window includes the following coding sequences:
- the LOC123322858 gene encoding THAP domain-containing protein 1-like, which yields MSTVMCTYVGCSKKISTEKSITYFRFPVKDEERCRKWIQHSGNTELLDMDEKQLIYRKICEGHFEQNAFTNHLRQRLVKTAVAIH from the exons ATGTCTACAGTAATGTGCACATATGTTGGATGTTCTAAGAAAATATCCACCGAGAAATCCATCACATATTTCAGATTTCCAGTGAAAGATGAAGAACGTTGTCGAAAGTGGATTCAGCATTCTGGAAATACCGAGCTTTTAG atatggatgaaaaacaattgatataCAGAAAAATTTGCGAAGGGCATTTCGAACAGAATGCCTTCACTAACCATCTCCGTCAAAGATTGGTGAAGACAGCTGTCGCTATACACTGA